From Clavelina lepadiformis chromosome 9, kaClaLepa1.1, whole genome shotgun sequence, the proteins below share one genomic window:
- the LOC143470288 gene encoding retinal rod rhodopsin-sensitive cGMP 3',5'-cyclic phosphodiesterase subunit delta-like, translating to MSNSSSNDPAYRILNGFKLNWMNLRDASTGKILWQGDEDLSTPGKEHEARVTKKILKCKAVSREINFSSAEIMEKFRLEQRVLFKGKCLEEWFFEFGFVIPDSRNTWQSIIEAAPASQMMPSNLLSGNVVIETSFYDDMTLVSKSRVRIFYV from the exons atgtcaaattCCAGCTCAAACGACCCAGCCTATCGGATTTTGAATGGGTTTAAGCT AAACTGGATGAATCTGCGTGATGCTTCGACCGGCAAAATCTTATGGCAAGGTGACGAGGACCTTTCTACTCCAGGCAAGGAGCATGAAG CTCGCgttacaaagaaaattttgaagtgCAAAGCAGTGTCCCGGGAGATCAACTTTTCATCTGCTGAAATAATGGAAAAATTCCGCCTTGAACAGAGGGTTCTGTTCAAAGGGAAGTGCTTAGAAG AATGGTTCTTTGAATTTGGTTTCGTGATTCCTGATTCAAGGAACACGTGGCAATCAATCATAGAAGCTGCCCCGGCCAGTCAGATGATGCCATCAAATCTTCTTAG tgGTAACGTCGTTATTGAGACGAGCTTCTACGATGATATGACGCTGGTCAGCAAATCAAGAGTGCggatattttatgtttaa
- the LOC143470286 gene encoding protein CUSTOS-like isoform X2 yields MDSSDSEDDVRLREAVAPELIICMERDENGKASVLQKQLAGKTSIRHQIWPDATKDNHFLNTTPEFRQHISKKLSLYLDSKIKMEDCQTKTGEKSIDNNNLDGIRLLHSSTKILVTDEEKKGKSPTRKRNITKVELSDSDSESEMRKLSEAVVSGDDVLNWGEGAFQVKFENEKPVGQKMGKDVLATTKDKSKPKKKKV; encoded by the exons ATGGATTCATCAGACAGCGAAGATGATGTGCGGCTAAGGGAAGCTGTAGCTCCTGAACTCATAATTTGCATGGAACGGGacgaaaatg GTAAAGCGAGTGTTCTACAGAAGCAACTTGCAGGCAAGACAAGTATCAGGCATCAGATCTGGCCTGATGCCACAAAAGACAATCACTTCCTGAACACAACCCCCGAATTTCGTCAGCACATTTCAAAGAAGTTATCTTTATATTTAGACAG CAAAATCAAAATGGAAGATTGTCAGACAAAAACAGGAGAAAAATCGATTGACAACAACAATCTTGACGGTATAAGACTTCTTCACTCTTCAACTAAGATCCTCGTCACTGACGAAGAGAAGAAAGGAAAAAGTCCAACTAGGAAGAGAAATATCACGAAAGTTGAATTATCGGATAG TGATTCGGAGTCGGAAATGAGGAAGTTATCAGAGGCAGTTGTCTCCGGAGATGATGTTTTGAACTGGGGGGAGGGAGCTTTTCAGGTCAAATTTG AAAACGAGAAACCAGTTGGACAAAAAATGGGAAAAGACGTCCTGGcaacaacaaaagataaaTCGAAGCCGAAAAAGAAGAAAGTCTGA
- the LOC143470286 gene encoding protein CUSTOS-like isoform X1 produces the protein MDSSDSEDDVRLREAVAPELIICMERDENDKKCLSNGKASVLQKQLAGKTSIRHQIWPDATKDNHFLNTTPEFRQHISKKLSLYLDSKIKMEDCQTKTGEKSIDNNNLDGIRLLHSSTKILVTDEEKKGKSPTRKRNITKVELSDSDSESEMRKLSEAVVSGDDVLNWGEGAFQVKFENEKPVGQKMGKDVLATTKDKSKPKKKKV, from the exons ATGGATTCATCAGACAGCGAAGATGATGTGCGGCTAAGGGAAGCTGTAGCTCCTGAACTCATAATTTGCATGGAACGGGacgaaaatgataaaaaatgtcTTTCTAATG GTAAAGCGAGTGTTCTACAGAAGCAACTTGCAGGCAAGACAAGTATCAGGCATCAGATCTGGCCTGATGCCACAAAAGACAATCACTTCCTGAACACAACCCCCGAATTTCGTCAGCACATTTCAAAGAAGTTATCTTTATATTTAGACAG CAAAATCAAAATGGAAGATTGTCAGACAAAAACAGGAGAAAAATCGATTGACAACAACAATCTTGACGGTATAAGACTTCTTCACTCTTCAACTAAGATCCTCGTCACTGACGAAGAGAAGAAAGGAAAAAGTCCAACTAGGAAGAGAAATATCACGAAAGTTGAATTATCGGATAG TGATTCGGAGTCGGAAATGAGGAAGTTATCAGAGGCAGTTGTCTCCGGAGATGATGTTTTGAACTGGGGGGAGGGAGCTTTTCAGGTCAAATTTG AAAACGAGAAACCAGTTGGACAAAAAATGGGAAAAGACGTCCTGGcaacaacaaaagataaaTCGAAGCCGAAAAAGAAGAAAGTCTGA